In Candidatus Margulisiibacteriota bacterium, one genomic interval encodes:
- the trpD gene encoding anthranilate phosphoribosyltransferase, whose protein sequence is MRSLANVIQKLIDKNTFPQKDAVEIMEYILSGKCSDAELGAFLIALRLKGEDLTELLGFAQVVRRQAVKVKAPAAGLIDTCGTGGGLQDTFNISTLAAFVAAAAGARVAKQVYADPGYGCSSRQVLDKLGVNIEMAPEKILKLLAKTGLTFLYLPLFHPRLEQLTRVSRQIAVLNLTNTLFPLINPLRLQGQSSGVFNEQLTTLLASVVRAQGVQRAFIFHGVEGLDEISIAANTRISELRKDLISTYIFTPERFGLPSASVSTLHCNSAADSAQICRVILAGREDSPRADVVALNAAAALVAAGLAKDLRSGFQKAKETLHNGLASKKLEEVAAAAQSLAKKQKKMARLLKNKRKSR, encoded by the coding sequence ATGCGCAGTCTGGCCAATGTTATTCAAAAATTGATCGACAAAAATACTTTTCCGCAAAAAGACGCGGTGGAAATCATGGAGTATATTCTTTCCGGCAAATGTTCCGATGCCGAACTGGGCGCGTTCTTGATCGCGCTGCGTTTGAAAGGCGAGGACCTGACCGAGCTGCTGGGTTTTGCGCAGGTTGTGCGCCGGCAGGCGGTCAAGGTCAAAGCGCCGGCCGCCGGGTTGATCGACACCTGCGGCACTGGCGGTGGGCTGCAGGACACTTTTAATATTTCCACGCTGGCGGCTTTTGTAGCGGCGGCGGCCGGCGCGCGGGTAGCCAAGCAGGTTTATGCCGATCCGGGCTACGGCTGCAGTTCGCGGCAAGTGCTGGACAAACTCGGCGTTAATATAGAAATGGCGCCGGAAAAAATCCTCAAATTGCTGGCTAAAACTGGACTGACTTTTTTGTACCTGCCGCTTTTTCACCCGCGCCTGGAGCAGTTGACGCGCGTCAGCAGGCAGATCGCTGTGCTCAATTTGACGAATACGCTTTTTCCGCTGATCAATCCGCTACGTTTGCAAGGGCAGAGCAGCGGTGTTTTCAATGAACAGCTGACCACGTTGCTGGCCAGCGTCGTGCGGGCGCAGGGCGTCCAGCGCGCTTTTATTTTTCACGGTGTGGAAGGGCTCGACGAAATTTCGATCGCCGCCAACACGCGCATTTCCGAATTGCGCAAAGATCTCATCAGCACTTATATTTTTACGCCGGAACGTTTCGGTCTGCCGTCCGCGTCCGTTTCCACGCTGCATTGCAACAGCGCGGCGGACAGCGCGCAGATTTGCCGGGTTATTTTGGCCGGCCGCGAGGATTCACCGCGCGCGGATGTGGTCGCTTTGAATGCCGCCGCCGCGCTGGTGGCCGCCGGTCTGGCCAAAGATCTCCGGTCCGGTTTTCAAAAAGCTAAAGAAACTTTGCACAATGGTCTGGCCAGTAAAAAACTGGAAGAAGTCGCCGCGGCTGCTCAATCTTTAGCAAAAAAACAGAAAAAAATGGCGCGTCTGCTCAAAAATAAACGCAAATCCCGCTAA